A single genomic interval of Centropristis striata isolate RG_2023a ecotype Rhode Island chromosome 8, C.striata_1.0, whole genome shotgun sequence harbors:
- the irx1a gene encoding iroquois-class homeodomain protein IRX-1a — protein MSFPQLGYPQYLSASQAVYGSERPGVLTPSSRGGSTEIGGSPSATAAAVTSVLGMYANPYAHNYSAFLPYTSADLALFSQMGSQYELKESPGVHPASFAAHTSPAFYPYGQFQYGDPARPKNATRESTSTLKAWLNEHRKNPYPTKGEKIMLAIITKMTLTQVSTWFANARRRLKKENKVTWGSRSKEDGEDGNLFGSGDEAEKNEDEEEIDLESIDIDKIDDNDGDQSNEDDDDKSTEGSRDHRGGVGVRGDLDSLEKRRAFALQAHEAFDKSKSTISVHPGSKENSDGNNNNTTRVLSPDRPGSFPLPSNNKPKIWSLAETATSPDSSSQKPTSPCGPAATTHSSAPHHQIQTHPAFLPSHGLYTCQIGKFHNWTNGAFLGQNSLLNVRSFLGVNQHHHHHNHHLPGQQQQQQPTSVVVSPVAAAAALSNDSKAPAETHSPKHIEHENGVRSDSPPTQILKSSFRPIHDRSSLPSSARSPQDATQRVLTALSSA, from the exons ATGTCTTTCCCCCAGCTAGGCTACCCGCAGTACTTAAGTGCCTCCCAGGCGGTGTACGGGAGCGAGAGACCGGGAGTGCTTACGCCTTCGTCCCGGGGAGGGAGCACCGAGATCGGGGGAAGTCCGTCCGCCACGGCAGCGGCGGTCACCTCGGTGTTGGGCATGTACGCCAACCCGTACGCACACAACTACAGCGCTTTCTTACCGTACACCAGCGCGGACCTGGCTCTTTTCTCACAAATG GGCTCCCAGTATGAGCTGAAGGAGAGTCCTGGCGTCCATCCGGCTAGCTTCGCAGCACACACGTCCCCGGCCTTCTATCCATACGGCCAGTTTCAGTACGGGGACCCGGCCAGGCCCAAGAACGCCACCCGGGAGAGCACCAGCACCCTGAAAGCCTGGCTCAACGAGCACAGGAAGAACCCGTACCCGACCAAGGGGGAGAAGATCATGCTGGCCATCATCACCAAAATGACGCTGACGCAGGTCTCCACATGGTTCGCCAACGCCAGGAGGAGGCTCAAGAAGGAGAACAAGGTGACCTGGGGCAGCAGGAGCAAAGAGGACGGGGAGGATGGGAACTTGTTCGGCAGCGGGGATGAGGCGGAGAAAAACGAAGACGAGGAGGAGATTGATTTGGAGAGCATAGATATAGACAAAATAGACGACAACGACGGGGATCAGAGCAAcgaggatgatgatgataaatCAACAGAGGGGAGCAGGGACCACAGGGGCGGTGTCGGTGTGCGTGGAGACTTGGACAGCTTGGAGAAAAGACGGGCCTTCGCCCTGCAGGCCCACGAGGCCTTTGACAAATCTAAGAGCACAATTTCAGTTCACCCAGGGAGTAAGGAGAACTCGGacggcaacaacaacaacaccacaaGAGTTTTGTCCCCGGATAGACCCGGGAGCTTTCCTCTCCCGTCTAACAATAAGCCCAAAATATGGTCTTTAGCAGAGACCGCCACTAGTCCCGATAGCTCCTCTCAGAAACCCACGTCCCCCTGTGGCCCAGCGGCCACCACTCACTCATCAGCGCCCCATCACCAGATCCAGACCCACCCGGCCTTCCTCCCCAGTCATGGACTGTACACATGCCAGATTGGAAAGTTCCACAACTGGACAAATGGGGCTTTCCTGGGCCAGAACTCCCTGCTAAATGTGAGGTCGTTTCTGGGAGTAAACcagcaccatcaccaccacAACCACCACTTGCcgggccagcagcagcagcagcagccgacGTCTGTGGTGGTGTCGCCGgtagcagctgcagcagcactcAGCAATGACAGCAAGGCCCCAGCAGAGACGCACAGTCCCAAGCACATAG AGCATGAAAACGGTGTAAGGTCTGATTCACCTCCAACACAGATCCTGAAGTCTTCCTTTCGACCCATCCATGACAG ATCCTCTCTGCCTTCCAGCGCCAGGAGTCCACAAGACGCCACGCAACGAGTCCTCACTGCTCTCTCATCGGCTTGA